In one Bacteroidota bacterium genomic region, the following are encoded:
- the truB gene encoding tRNA pseudouridine(55) synthase TruB, which translates to METSRQYHFEEGETLLINKPYAWTSFDVIGKMRVILKYRIGLKKVKTGHAGTLDPLATGLLIVCTGKFTKRIDEFQGMEKEYTGTFRMGATTPSFDMETDEDAHFDYSHLTESLINQSAQKFVGELMQEPPIFSAVKIDGKRAYEHARKGRSVLLEPRKITISEFEITRIALPDIDFRIVCSKGTYIRALARDYGTELNCGAYLSALCRTRIGIYRLSDAMTMDEFETSVQPLIQSQ; encoded by the coding sequence TTGGAAACATCACGTCAGTATCATTTTGAAGAAGGTGAAACACTTCTTATAAATAAGCCTTATGCATGGACTTCGTTTGATGTGATAGGTAAAATGCGTGTAATTTTAAAATATCGTATCGGGTTAAAAAAAGTAAAAACCGGTCATGCAGGTACGCTTGATCCGCTTGCAACGGGGCTTTTGATTGTATGTACCGGTAAATTTACTAAGCGCATTGATGAGTTTCAGGGCATGGAAAAGGAATATACAGGAACCTTCCGAATGGGTGCAACTACACCTTCTTTTGATATGGAAACGGATGAAGATGCCCATTTTGATTATTCACATCTTACGGAAAGCCTTATTAATCAATCAGCACAAAAATTTGTTGGCGAACTGATGCAGGAACCGCCCATTTTTTCGGCTGTAAAAATTGACGGCAAACGCGCTTACGAACATGCCCGCAAAGGGCGCAGTGTGCTTCTCGAACCACGTAAAATAACGATAAGTGAATTTGAAATAACGCGCATAGCGTTACCGGACATTGATTTTAGAATAGTGTGCAGTAAAGGAACTTATATCAGAGCGCTTGCCCGTGATTATGGAACAGAACTGAACTGCGGCGCCTATTTATCTGCGTTGTGCCGCACACGCATTGGCATTTACCGCCTCAGCGATGCTATGACCATGGATGAGTTCGAAACTTCG
- a CDS encoding DUF3098 domain-containing protein encodes MVQKKKVNIPNKPVIRKTAETATPQVKAAEPVKPVYQRQRTEVKKPVFLFGRINYILMLSGLLVMAIGFILMIGGGSKDPNVFNPDIFDAQRLTVAPILVLLGYAIEIFAIMIRPKDKVQA; translated from the coding sequence ATGGTTCAGAAGAAAAAAGTAAACATCCCGAACAAGCCCGTAATAAGGAAAACTGCTGAAACAGCAACACCTCAGGTAAAAGCCGCAGAACCTGTAAAGCCTGTATATCAAAGGCAACGGACTGAAGTTAAAAAGCCTGTTTTTCTGTTTGGTCGCATTAATTATATACTGATGCTTTCGGGATTGCTGGTTATGGCTATTGGCTTTATTCTGATGATTGGCGGCGGCTCCAAAGACCCCAACGTGTTTAATCCGGATATTTTCGATGCTCAGCGGCTCACGGTTGCCCCGATTCTGGTGTTGCTGGGTTACGCCATCGAAATATTCGCCATCATGATCAGACCCAAAGACAAAGTTCAGGCATGA
- a CDS encoding permease-like cell division protein FtsX — translation MARKEDRFIRRRLNGAYITTIVSIALVLFAIGLLGMLLLHAQKLSDFVKENIAFSVYMNKNAKEADIIQLQKKLDAMDYIKSTEYIDENAAAASFTKILGEDFVKTIGYNPLHSYIEVHLKAEFAELQNFDQIKADLEKNENVKEVDYQRSLVTLVNENVKKISIVLLAFSVLLLIIATTLINNTIRLSVYSKRFLIRSMQLVGATERFIRKPFLITSVVHGLIASLLSTIGLGVVIWFARQEIPDIITLQQIDLFLMLFASVFIIGFIISWISTYFAVRKFLRVKIDYLYY, via the coding sequence ATGGCACGAAAAGAAGACCGCTTTATCCGCAGACGCCTGAACGGGGCGTACATCACCACCATTGTAAGTATTGCGTTGGTGCTGTTTGCTATAGGGTTGTTAGGAATGCTGCTGCTGCACGCGCAGAAGTTGTCGGACTTTGTAAAAGAGAATATCGCCTTTTCTGTTTACATGAATAAAAATGCGAAAGAAGCCGACATTATTCAGTTGCAGAAAAAACTTGACGCGATGGATTACATCAAATCAACCGAATATATTGATGAAAATGCTGCTGCGGCTTCTTTTACTAAAATTTTGGGCGAAGATTTCGTTAAAACAATCGGTTATAATCCGCTGCACAGTTACATTGAAGTACATCTGAAAGCTGAATTTGCCGAACTTCAGAACTTTGACCAGATAAAGGCCGACCTTGAAAAAAATGAGAATGTTAAAGAAGTGGATTATCAGCGTTCGTTAGTTACGTTGGTAAATGAAAATGTGAAAAAAATAAGTATTGTGCTGTTGGCATTCAGCGTGCTTTTGCTGATTATTGCTACAACACTTATTAATAACACCATCCGCCTGTCGGTCTATTCAAAGCGTTTTCTAATTCGCAGTATGCAGCTGGTGGGCGCCACCGAACGGTTTATCCGCAAGCCTTTTCTTATTACAAGTGTGGTTCACGGGCTAATCGCATCACTGCTCAGTACCATTGGCCTTGGTGTAGTTATTTGGTTTGCACGTCAGGAAATTCCGGATATTATTACGTTGCAGCAAATTGACCTGTTTTTGATGTTGTTTGCCTCTGTTTTTATAATTGGCTTTATTATTTCGTGGATTTCCACGTACTTTGCAGTGCGGAAATTTCTGCGAGTTAAAATAGATTATCTCTATTATTGA
- a CDS encoding undecaprenyl-diphosphate phosphatase — protein MNYLEAILIAIVQGITEFLPVSSTGHMIIVETLLGIPPDNKFVAAFTVCIQLGSILSVLILYWRRFLQSVNFYVKLFIAFIPAAILGFLLNNIIEQYFLRIEVVAASLLVGGIVLVFVDRWFKGNTDETKEVKYMSAFKIGLFQVLAMIPGVSRSAATIVGGLTQKLTRKNAAEFSFFLAVPTMFAATAYKLFKIYDTIEKSQIKILVVGNVVAFVVAIIAIKAFITFLTRYGFKLFGYYRIVLGIVLLILFALGVDLNISG, from the coding sequence ATGAACTATCTTGAGGCGATTCTAATCGCGATTGTACAGGGAATTACAGAATTCCTGCCTGTTTCCTCTACAGGACATATGATAATTGTTGAAACCCTGCTGGGGATTCCACCCGATAACAAATTTGTTGCTGCGTTTACCGTCTGCATTCAGCTTGGCTCTATACTTTCAGTGCTTATTCTCTATTGGCGGCGGTTTCTTCAATCGGTGAATTTCTATGTTAAATTATTCATTGCTTTTATTCCGGCAGCAATTCTGGGATTTTTATTAAATAATATTATTGAACAGTATTTCCTGCGAATAGAAGTCGTGGCAGCTTCATTACTTGTAGGTGGCATTGTGCTTGTTTTTGTAGATAGATGGTTCAAGGGAAACACGGATGAAACCAAAGAAGTAAAGTACATGTCGGCCTTTAAAATAGGCCTTTTTCAGGTGCTTGCGATGATACCCGGTGTTAGCCGCTCTGCTGCAACTATTGTTGGTGGGCTCACCCAGAAGCTCACACGAAAAAATGCTGCTGAATTTTCTTTTTTCCTTGCCGTTCCTACCATGTTCGCGGCCACGGCCTATAAGCTTTTCAAAATTTACGACACCATAGAAAAGAGCCAGATAAAAATATTGGTGGTTGGCAATGTTGTGGCTTTTGTTGTTGCCATCATTGCCATTAAAGCATTTATCACTTTTCTGACACGCTACGGATTCAAGCTGTTTGGCTATTATCGTATCGTTCTTGGTATTGTATTGCTGATACTTTTCGCACTGGGCGTGGATTTGAACATCAGTGGTTAA